The Bacteroidales bacterium genome window below encodes:
- a CDS encoding TIGR02757 family protein, protein MISQKELKSFLNEKYDLYNRPSFIESDPIQIPHGFTEKEDIEIIAFLSAQIAWGNRKMIIRNANKIAEIMKNNPYEFLLNLTGKELKNINDFKHRTFQFIDFKYFLVSLKNIYLKHGGLEKVFTKGYKIDNTIFSSIKYFREIFFELQHEKRTEKHIANVEKKSAAKRINMFLMWMVRNDNRGVHFGIWNKIPASGLQIPLDVHVGNTARALGILKRKQNDWRAVEELTRNLKKFDKSDPVKYDFALFGLGVFEKFGK, encoded by the coding sequence ATGATATCACAAAAAGAATTAAAGAGCTTTCTTAACGAAAAATATGATTTGTATAATCGCCCTTCATTTATAGAATCAGACCCGATACAGATTCCTCACGGTTTTACCGAAAAAGAAGATATTGAAATAATTGCATTCTTATCTGCTCAAATTGCATGGGGAAACAGAAAAATGATTATCCGTAATGCAAATAAAATTGCAGAAATAATGAAAAATAATCCGTATGAATTTTTATTAAACTTAACCGGCAAAGAATTAAAAAATATTAATGATTTTAAACACAGAACATTTCAATTTATTGATTTCAAATATTTTTTGGTTTCGCTTAAAAATATTTATTTAAAGCACGGAGGATTAGAAAAAGTTTTTACAAAAGGATATAAAATTGATAATACAATTTTTTCGTCAATAAAGTATTTCAGAGAAATATTCTTTGAATTACAACATGAAAAAAGAACAGAAAAACATATTGCAAATGTTGAAAAAAAATCTGCTGCAAAGCGAATTAATATGTTTTTAATGTGGATGGTAAGAAATGATAACAGAGGTGTTCATTTCGGTATTTGGAATAAAATTCCTGCATCGGGTTTACAAATTCCGCTTGACGTTCATGTTGGTAATACGGCACGGGCATTAGGTATTTTAAAAAGAAAACAAAACGATTGGAGAGCCGTTGAAGAACTTACGAGGAATTTAAAAAAGTTTGATAAGTCAGACCCTGTTAAATATGATTTTGCTTTATTCGGACTCGGTGTTTTTGAGAAGTTCGGGAAATAA
- a CDS encoding LytTR family DNA-binding domain-containing protein: MKSFKHIKTVIVDDEKISRDAVFNLLKTHYPDFSIEVAEDVKSGIETISGIKPQFIFLDVDMPDGTGFDLLNKLTSYNFKVIFITAHQEHALKAIKFSALDYILKPINTNEFISAVNKAINETENEKNKIKIDTFLNNFKETNSKSIKLVLNTAESIHVVGLEDIIRCESDNNYTCFFLNNSKKLLMSKTLKEYENLLPETIFIRVHRSHLINIFHIERFDKRKSGKVIMKDKSVVPVSVRKKELLLKVLSKLS; encoded by the coding sequence TTGAAGAGTTTTAAACACATAAAAACCGTAATTGTAGATGATGAAAAAATTTCAAGAGATGCTGTTTTTAATCTGTTAAAAACACATTATCCTGATTTCAGCATCGAGGTTGCCGAAGATGTTAAATCCGGTATTGAAACAATTTCCGGAATTAAACCTCAGTTTATTTTTTTGGATGTTGATATGCCCGACGGAACCGGTTTTGATTTATTAAACAAACTTACAAGCTACAATTTTAAAGTTATTTTTATTACGGCTCATCAAGAGCATGCTTTAAAAGCAATTAAATTCAGTGCGTTAGATTATATTCTTAAACCCATAAACACAAATGAATTTATAAGTGCTGTTAATAAAGCAATAAACGAAACGGAAAACGAAAAAAATAAAATCAAGATAGATACATTTTTGAACAATTTTAAAGAAACAAACAGCAAGTCTATAAAGCTGGTACTCAACACCGCTGAGAGCATTCATGTTGTCGGATTAGAAGATATAATAAGATGCGAATCTGACAATAACTACACTTGTTTTTTTTTAAATAACAGTAAAAAGTTACTAATGTCAAAAACATTAAAAGAATATGAAAATTTATTGCCTGAAACAATTTTCATACGAGTTCACAGATCGCACTTAATTAACATATTTCACATAGAACGTTTTGATAAAAGAAAATCAGGAAAAGTTATAATGAAAGACAAATCTGTTGTTCCGGTTTCGGTAAGAAAAAAAGAGCTGTTATTAAAAGTTCTCAGCAAACTAAGTTAA